TTCCTTATGCCTATCTTGCTTTTGAAGTAGGAAATGACGAATTAGCCGATGCGATTCAAGGTATCCGGGCTTTAGGGATTCGCGGTTCAAATATTTCTATGCCTAATAAGCAAAAAGTTATTCCTCTCTTAGATGAACTTGATGAAAGTGCTGAATTGATTGGTGCTGTTAATACAGTAACCAATAAAGATGGGAAAGGGCACCTCGTTGGCTATAACACAGATGGTGTTGGAGCGATGAAGGCTTTAGCTGAAGAAGGCGTTGAAGTCAAAGATGCTACAGTAACCTTAGTTGGATGTGGTGGTGCAGGGACAGCTATTGCGGTACAAGGCGCTCTAGATGGAATTAAAGAATTACATATCTTCAACCAAGATGATGAATTCTACCCTAACGCAGTGAGTGTGGCTGAACGAATTAATCAAAAAACGAACTGTAAAGCGACTGTTGAATACTTAGAAAATCGTGAAGCGCTGAAAGAAGCCATGGATAAGAGCAGTATCTATATTGATGCCAGTGGAGTAGGGATGCATCCGCTTGAAAATGAGTCCGTGATTACTGATCCAAGCTTCTTACGTGAAGACTTAGTGGTCTTTGATACTGTTTATTCACCTGCAGAAACAGAATTATTAAAATTTGCCAAGGAACATGGCGTTAAAAAAGCAATCAATGGTTTAGGCATGATGCTTTATCAAGGAGCAGTAGCTTTCAAACACTTCTGTGGTGAAGACATGCCAGTTGAATATATCCACGAATTACTCTTTAAGGATAATTAAATGCTACTTTAATGAAGAAAGTGAGGAAGTAAAATGAGAAATAATCGTTACTTGCCCACAGCCTTAGGATTATATATTAACTATATTATCCATGGTATGGGGGTAATCATCATTTCCCAGAACCAGAACATGCTCATGGAGCAATGGGGTACTGATTTAGCGGGTATCGGTTCAGTGATTGGTTGGTTAGGTATTGGTCGTTTGATAGCTATTGTTATTTCTGGACCACTCTCAGATAGATTTGGGCGGAAACCTTTTGTTTATTTGGGAATGGCAACCTACATGGCTTATTTCTTAGGACTTATTTATAGCCATAGCGTAGCCATGGCCTCTGTTTTTGCCTTAATTGCTGGTTTATCTAACTCATTCCTAGATTCAGGAACATATCCAGCTTTAATGGAATCCTTCCCTGAAAATGCTGGGACAGCAAACGTTTTGATTAAAGCTTTTGTACAAATTGGTCAATTCCTCTTGCCATTGATCATTGGTTTCTTAACCAATAACTCCCTATGGTTCGGTTGGTCATTTATTATTGCCGTAGCTGTTTTAGGAATTAATATGTTAACCATGTGGAGAATGCCTTTCCCGGATGAGGATGCTAAAGAACAAGCGGAAGAAACCGGTGGCGATGACTTTGTTTCTGCAGTTAAATTTAAATCAAAACCTAAATGGTATATAGAAGGAATCGCCTTTGTAATCTATGGCTTTATTTCCCAAGCTACCTTTTACTTAATTTCGCAATCATTAAATACTTATGGACAAATGGCAGCGGGTTTATCAATGAATGAAGCCAATGCTTTGATGTCTTATTACTCAGTAGGATCCTTACTCTGTGTCTTCGTGACAGCTGTTGTCGCGACAAAAGTACGTTCAGTAAAACTTGTTGCAGGCTATACTTTCATGTCTTTAGTTGCTGCCGTTTTGATGTGGCTATACCCAACGCCATTGATGCTTAAAGTTGGTGCCGCAATGATTGGATTCTTTGCTGCTGGTGGTGTTATGCAGTTAGGCTTAACGGTTATGGGAGAAATGTTCCCTCAAGGAAAAGGTACCGTCACCAGTATCTTCTATACCTTTGGGAGTGTCGCTTCATGGCTCATCCCTAATATCAGTCCTTGGTTAATTGAAAATTATGATATAAGCGCTGTGATGTTATTTGAAGTCATTATCGCTGCGATCGGATTTATCATCGGTGTGATTATCTTTATCCGTTACTATCAAGTCGTTGATACTAGCGAAATGCCAGAATAAAAGAAGGAGCAATTATGAAAGAAGTAGTCGTTAAAGACGTTACTATCGGAAAGGGTCGGCCTAAGGTCATTATTCCAGTAGTAGCTAATAGCGAGAAAGCAATTATCGATACTTTCTCAAAGATCAACCAAGAACCCTGCGATTTAATTGAATGGCGAATTGACCATTTCGATGACGTCTTAGAAGAAGGCGCTGTGGCTGCTCTAAGTCACAAATTGAAAGGAGCTTGTCCCAAGCCATTGTTAATTACTTTCCGTACGCAACATGAAGGCGGCGCATGCCAATTGGATGATGAGGGCTATCAAAAACTCTATCAGACCATTATTGCAGAAGCAGATTTTGAATTATTGGATATCGAAATGATGATGCCTGAAGACATGGTAACTACACTTATTGATCGGGCTCATCAAAAAGGGATTAAAGTGATTCTAAGTAATCATGATTTTGACAAAACACCGAAAAAGGAAACCATTATCGATCGCCTATCAAGGATGGAAGAAAAAGGTGCTGATATCGCAAAAATTGCGGTTATGCCTAATGAAAATGCAGATGTCGTGACTCTGCTTAATGCCACCTTTGAGCGTTATCAAGTTGCTGAAACACCTTTAATCACCATGTCTATGGGGCAACTAGGGATGGTCAGTCGTTTAGCTGGCGAACTCTTTGGGTCTCAAGCAAGTTTTGGTGCCCTAGGCCAGGTTTCCGCGCCGGGCCAAGCACCCGTAGAAGATTTGCATAATGTTCTTAATTTATTGACATTAAATGCGGAATAATCCATGCAAGTAAAAGCCGCTTTCTTATGGAGAGCGGCTTTTTGGGGAAGGAGGAAGAATTGTGTTAGCCATTATTGCCTTATTGATGATTTGTACCTTTGTTTATTTCCTATTAAGTCAAAAATTAACAGTTGTTGGGTCCTTACTCATTATTCCTTTGGTGTTTGGACTTGGAATCGTTTTATTTACTGATAGTGGATTAGAAGCAGTCTTTAAGTGGATCTATGAAGGGGTATTCTATAGTATCGATGATGTGACTGGTGAAATTGTTTCCGGGGTTGCACCAGCGGTCTTCTTGATATTATTTGCTATTTTCTATTTTAATATGATGCTAGACGTAGGTCTCTTCGATCCTATTATTGAATTTTTTATTAAAGAAATGCGTGGGGACCCTTTACGAGTAACTATACTGACCGTTTGTTCATCGATTGCTGTTTCATCGACAGGGGACACCACTACGGCAGTTATCATTTTACTGGCTGCTTTTGTGGACTTGTATAAACAAATGGAGATGCGTTTACCTATACTGGCTTTATTAATAATTGGGCCTAATACTATTCTCAATATGCTTCCTTGGGGCGGACCGGCTGCGGTCATTTCCTCAGCTTTAAATATTGAATTAATGGATCTTTCTTTTGCTCTGTTTCCAGGGATGACTGGGGGTATCTTGTATACCATTTGTCTGGCCTTCTATTTCGGTTGTAAGGAACGTCAACGCCTCAATTTTGATAAGGAGGACAAGCTAGATGAAGGCCAAAAAGAAAAAATGCTGGCTTCTATTCGTAATCGTCGAGTAGAGTACAAACGCCCTCACTTGTATTGGGTGAATTTATTATTAACTTTAACTATTATTGGACTACTCATGCTAGGCTATGGGCATGGTTCAGTTCTCTTTCTTTTAGGAAGTATCATTGGAGCAACAATCAACTTTGGAGATTCTAAAATTGTTATGGATCGGATTCGTGAATATGTAGCTGGTGCCATTGCTCCACCAATGGCGACATTAGGTGCAGGTGCCTTTAGTGGGATTCTCTATGGTTCTGGAATGTCTCAGGCCTTAGCTTTCGGAGTAATTAAGGCGATTCCAAGGTTCTTAGGCCAGCATATGGCCTTAGTATATACTTTAATTACCATTCCAGGTTTAGTCTTCCTACCGCAAGAAGCTTATTATTTTGGAATTTCGAGTGTGATGGTAAATGTTATGGAACAATTCGGCGTTACACCTTTACAAACGGGAGTAGCTTCTATGATTCCTCAAGCTTTTGGGATGATATCTCCAATTATTCCTGCCCTGTATATTTTAACCGCACAAACCCAACAAACTTTCTTTGAATACCAAAAACGCTACATTAAATATCTCTGGCCTATTTTCGCTATCTTCTGCATCATCTATATATTAACTGGTAGTTTACCGGTATAAAGAATAACCGATAAGTACTGAGCGAAGCGGTACTTATCGGTTTTTTAGTTTTGATAACTTAAAATATATTTTAATTATATGTAAAATTTTTCCTGTAATATGTTAAGTTTATTGAAATACTTTTCCGCTAACGTATCATTATAAATGTAAGCGTTTTAAAAGATAGAGGAAAAGATGTTTGGGTTTTCTGTTTATTTAAATAGTAATTTAAGTCATGAAGATAGAGCATATATTGGAAGCATGAAACAGGGAGGTTTTCAAGGAGTTTTACTTCGATACAGATTCCAGAGGGAAATCAAGAAAAGTATTTCAAACGGCTGCAAGATTTAGCTAGCCTTTGTAAAACGCTACAGCTTAGTTTAATGGTAGATATGTCATTAGCTTCATTA
This genomic window from Aerococcus sp. Group 1 contains:
- a CDS encoding MFS transporter gives rise to the protein MRNNRYLPTALGLYINYIIHGMGVIIISQNQNMLMEQWGTDLAGIGSVIGWLGIGRLIAIVISGPLSDRFGRKPFVYLGMATYMAYFLGLIYSHSVAMASVFALIAGLSNSFLDSGTYPALMESFPENAGTANVLIKAFVQIGQFLLPLIIGFLTNNSLWFGWSFIIAVAVLGINMLTMWRMPFPDEDAKEQAEETGGDDFVSAVKFKSKPKWYIEGIAFVIYGFISQATFYLISQSLNTYGQMAAGLSMNEANALMSYYSVGSLLCVFVTAVVATKVRSVKLVAGYTFMSLVAAVLMWLYPTPLMLKVGAAMIGFFAAGGVMQLGLTVMGEMFPQGKGTVTSIFYTFGSVASWLIPNISPWLIENYDISAVMLFEVIIAAIGFIIGVIIFIRYYQVVDTSEMPE
- the aroE gene encoding shikimate dehydrogenase, which codes for MTERLDGHTLLISLLATPIRHSKSPTMHNEAFAKLKLPYAYLAFEVGNDELADAIQGIRALGIRGSNISMPNKQKVIPLLDELDESAELIGAVNTVTNKDGKGHLVGYNTDGVGAMKALAEEGVEVKDATVTLVGCGGAGTAIAVQGALDGIKELHIFNQDDEFYPNAVSVAERINQKTNCKATVEYLENREALKEAMDKSSIYIDASGVGMHPLENESVITDPSFLREDLVVFDTVYSPAETELLKFAKEHGVKKAINGLGMMLYQGAVAFKHFCGEDMPVEYIHELLFKDN
- a CDS encoding CitMHS family transporter; amino-acid sequence: MLAIIALLMICTFVYFLLSQKLTVVGSLLIIPLVFGLGIVLFTDSGLEAVFKWIYEGVFYSIDDVTGEIVSGVAPAVFLILFAIFYFNMMLDVGLFDPIIEFFIKEMRGDPLRVTILTVCSSIAVSSTGDTTTAVIILLAAFVDLYKQMEMRLPILALLIIGPNTILNMLPWGGPAAVISSALNIELMDLSFALFPGMTGGILYTICLAFYFGCKERQRLNFDKEDKLDEGQKEKMLASIRNRRVEYKRPHLYWVNLLLTLTIIGLLMLGYGHGSVLFLLGSIIGATINFGDSKIVMDRIREYVAGAIAPPMATLGAGAFSGILYGSGMSQALAFGVIKAIPRFLGQHMALVYTLITIPGLVFLPQEAYYFGISSVMVNVMEQFGVTPLQTGVASMIPQAFGMISPIIPALYILTAQTQQTFFEYQKRYIKYLWPIFAIFCIIYILTGSLPV
- the aroD gene encoding type I 3-dehydroquinate dehydratase; translated protein: MKEVVVKDVTIGKGRPKVIIPVVANSEKAIIDTFSKINQEPCDLIEWRIDHFDDVLEEGAVAALSHKLKGACPKPLLITFRTQHEGGACQLDDEGYQKLYQTIIAEADFELLDIEMMMPEDMVTTLIDRAHQKGIKVILSNHDFDKTPKKETIIDRLSRMEEKGADIAKIAVMPNENADVVTLLNATFERYQVAETPLITMSMGQLGMVSRLAGELFGSQASFGALGQVSAPGQAPVEDLHNVLNLLTLNAE